A single Sporosarcina sp. FSL W8-0480 DNA region contains:
- a CDS encoding nucleotidyltransferase domain-containing protein, which yields MLPQELAIEKIVESLKSDPCVRAIFLKGSMGRGEHDEHSDIDLYCLVNDGDMPEFLERRVDHLRAYRDIILVDDIFIVAPQIIAVFDDLLHIDLFTVTKETFARGDHFKVLYDPHRLMDGFIDTQGLTLTEQEYRDDVLDVGWFLYQYRQSAARGNDIWSVKMLTNVMHHLGRVLLYRYAPERAKLGLKTIERSLPDEVELELKGILEFITPCGHAKAAVMIGQLVDREYEWIRLQWDEESEGMRFLRRMVEMHKE from the coding sequence ATGTTACCACAGGAGTTGGCTATTGAAAAAATCGTTGAAAGTTTGAAGAGTGATCCATGTGTCAGGGCAATTTTTCTGAAAGGCTCAATGGGTAGGGGTGAGCATGATGAGCATTCGGACATTGATCTTTATTGTTTGGTGAACGATGGGGACATGCCGGAATTCCTGGAGAGGCGGGTTGATCATTTACGTGCATATCGCGACATCATTTTAGTGGACGATATATTCATTGTTGCCCCTCAGATCATTGCGGTATTTGATGATTTATTACATATTGATTTATTCACTGTGACGAAGGAAACGTTCGCTCGGGGCGACCATTTCAAAGTGTTGTATGATCCGCATCGTTTGATGGATGGGTTTATTGACACACAGGGCCTGACGCTGACTGAGCAGGAGTATCGGGATGATGTCCTTGATGTCGGATGGTTTTTGTATCAATATAGACAATCTGCTGCGAGAGGAAACGATATCTGGTCGGTTAAGATGCTGACAAATGTTATGCATCATTTGGGAAGGGTATTGCTTTATCGGTATGCACCGGAACGAGCGAAGTTGGGATTGAAGACGATTGAGCGGTCTTTGCCGGATGAAGTTGAGTTGGAGTTGAAGGGGATTTTGGAGTTTATAACTCCTTGTGGGCATGCAAAGGCGGCGGTTATGATTGGACAATTGGTGGACAGGGAGTATGAGTGGATTCGGTTGCAGTGGGATGAAGAAAGTGAGGGAATGAGATTTTTGAGGAGAATGGTTGAGATGCACAAAGAATAA